In Natrinema amylolyticum, the following are encoded in one genomic region:
- a CDS encoding 30S ribosomal protein S17: MAIGLDVETPPEPENPEEYDYEKCPFYGELSVRGQILEGTVVSTDMDKTVVVEREYDVAVPKYDRHMKRRSRIPAHVPGVLEPLSVGDTVKIAETRPLSKTKSHVVVEVTEEATAEDLAELTSQAEPEPELSDEDLAAAADEGDQ, from the coding sequence ATGGCAATAGGACTAGACGTTGAAACCCCTCCGGAACCGGAAAACCCGGAGGAATACGACTACGAAAAGTGTCCGTTCTACGGCGAACTCTCCGTTCGAGGGCAGATCCTCGAAGGGACCGTCGTTTCGACGGACATGGACAAGACCGTAGTCGTCGAGCGAGAGTACGATGTGGCGGTCCCGAAGTACGACCGACACATGAAACGACGCTCGCGCATCCCGGCACACGTTCCGGGCGTGCTCGAGCCGCTCTCGGTCGGTGACACGGTCAAGATCGCAGAGACCCGACCACTGTCGAAGACGAAATCGCACGTGGTCGTCGAAGTAACCGAAGAAGCGACTGCAGAGGACCTCGCAGAGCTCACGAGCCAGGCCGAGCCTGAGCCGGAGCTCTCCGACGAGGACCTCGCCGCGGCCGCAGACGAGGGTGATCAGTGA
- a CDS encoding ribonuclease P protein component 1, producing the protein MALTPETLPRHELNGLPVRVVESDDSSRVGLTGRVVIETTKTLSIEIRDDGESRVVMVPKSGSTFEFAITDDAADLEKGSGTASKLADTQPAGEERSTSADRAGGNVAGCRDDGPSRDRSRAAGEDVAYVTVDGSRLLSRPARRTETSGDSPWQ; encoded by the coding sequence ATGGCACTGACACCCGAGACGCTGCCGCGACACGAACTCAACGGGCTCCCCGTCCGAGTCGTCGAGAGTGACGACTCCTCACGGGTGGGTCTGACGGGCCGCGTCGTCATCGAGACGACGAAGACCCTGTCGATCGAGATTCGTGACGACGGCGAGTCTCGGGTCGTGATGGTGCCGAAATCGGGCTCGACGTTCGAGTTCGCGATCACAGATGACGCCGCCGATCTCGAGAAGGGATCGGGGACTGCGTCCAAACTGGCCGATACTCAACCCGCTGGGGAGGAGCGATCCACTTCGGCGGACCGAGCCGGCGGCAATGTCGCTGGCTGTCGCGACGACGGTCCCTCCCGGGACCGCAGTCGCGCTGCTGGCGAGGACGTAGCCTACGTTACGGTCGATGGATCGCGGCTGCTCTCACGACCCGCCCGACGCACGGAAACGAGTGGTGACTCACCATGGCAATAG
- a CDS encoding 30S ribosomal protein S19, whose translation MSQEYRTGREGEFTYRGHTLEELQALELDEVVELLPARQRRSIQRGLSVEKEKLLEEAREKGEEETANDPIRTHLRDMPILPEFVGMTFEVYNGQAFERVRVEPEMIGHYLGEFQLTRTSVEHGQAGIGATRSSKFVPLK comes from the coding sequence ATGAGTCAGGAGTACCGAACCGGCCGTGAAGGTGAGTTCACCTACCGCGGCCACACGCTCGAGGAGCTGCAGGCACTGGAGCTCGACGAGGTCGTCGAACTGCTCCCCGCACGTCAGCGGCGAAGTATCCAACGCGGTCTCTCCGTCGAGAAGGAGAAGCTTCTCGAGGAGGCCCGCGAGAAGGGCGAGGAAGAAACGGCGAACGACCCGATCCGAACGCACCTGCGGGATATGCCGATCCTGCCGGAGTTCGTTGGCATGACCTTCGAGGTCTACAACGGACAGGCGTTCGAGCGCGTTCGCGTCGAGCCCGAAATGATCGGCCACTACCTCGGCGAGTTCCAGCTGACGCGGACCTCCGTCGAGCACGGACAGGCCGGTATCGGCGCGACCCGATCGTCGAAGTTCGTCCCACTGAAGTGA
- the rpmC gene encoding 50S ribosomal protein L29: MAILHVEEIRDMTPAERQEELEELETELLNAKSVLAAGGAPENPGRIGELGRTIARIKTIQREEGDLDDVEATAE, translated from the coding sequence ATGGCGATCCTCCACGTCGAAGAGATCCGCGACATGACGCCTGCCGAACGGCAGGAGGAACTCGAGGAGCTCGAGACCGAGCTGCTGAACGCGAAGTCCGTCCTCGCGGCCGGTGGGGCTCCGGAGAATCCGGGCCGTATCGGCGAACTTGGTCGCACCATCGCGCGAATCAAGACGATTCAGCGAGAGGAAGGCGACCTGGACGACGTAGAAGCGACTGCCGAATAA
- a CDS encoding 50S ribosomal protein L23 — MSSAIEHPLVTEKAMNDMDFENKLQFVVNPDATKPEIRDEVEERFEISVENINTQVTMNGKKKAIVRLSEEDDAQEVASRIGVF, encoded by the coding sequence ATGAGTTCGGCCATCGAACACCCGCTCGTGACCGAGAAGGCGATGAACGACATGGACTTCGAAAACAAGCTCCAGTTCGTCGTCAACCCGGACGCGACCAAGCCCGAAATTCGGGACGAGGTCGAGGAGCGGTTCGAGATCTCCGTCGAGAACATCAACACGCAGGTAACGATGAACGGCAAAAAGAAAGCGATCGTCCGCCTCTCCGAGGAGGACGACGCACAGGAAGTCGCTTCGCGAATCGGGGTGTTCTGA
- a CDS encoding 50S ribosomal protein L14, with protein sequence MEAMKADVTQGLKKGSLITCADNTGARELKVISVAGYHGTKNRQPKAGIGDKVTVSVTKGTPEMRRQVLEAVVVRQRKSIRRPDGTRLKFEDNAAVIIDENEEPRGTEIKGPIAREVAERFGAIASTATMIV encoded by the coding sequence ATGGAGGCGATGAAGGCCGACGTCACGCAGGGCCTGAAGAAGGGCTCACTGATCACGTGTGCCGACAACACCGGCGCGCGTGAGCTGAAGGTCATCAGCGTCGCGGGCTACCACGGCACCAAGAACCGCCAGCCGAAGGCGGGGATCGGTGACAAGGTGACCGTCTCGGTCACCAAGGGTACCCCGGAGATGCGCCGACAGGTCCTCGAGGCCGTCGTCGTCCGCCAGCGGAAATCGATCCGCCGGCCCGACGGCACGCGGCTCAAGTTCGAGGACAACGCGGCGGTCATCATCGACGAGAACGAGGAGCCCCGCGGCACGGAGATCAAGGGGCCGATCGCCCGCGAAGTCGCAGAGCGCTTCGGAGCAATCGCCAGTACGGCGACGATGATCGTATAG
- a CDS encoding 50S ribosomal protein L2, with protein sequence MGRRIQGQRRGRGTSTFRAPSHRYKADLEHKKEEDDDLVRGTIVDIEHDPARSAPIAAVEFDDGDQRLILAPEGITVGEELQVGVTAEIKPGNTLPLAEIPEGVPVCNVESNPGDGGRFARASGTNADLITHDRNAAVIQLPSGEVKRLDPQCRATIGVVAGGGRTEKPFVKAGNKYHKMKSRGTKWPRVRGVAMNAVDHPFGGGGRQHPGKPKSVSRDAPPGRKVGDIASRSTGRGGNK encoded by the coding sequence ATGGGACGACGCATTCAAGGACAACGACGCGGTCGCGGGACCTCCACGTTCCGTGCCCCCTCGCACCGCTACAAGGCGGACCTCGAACACAAGAAAGAAGAAGACGACGACCTCGTCCGTGGGACGATCGTCGACATCGAACACGACCCGGCACGATCCGCGCCGATCGCCGCCGTCGAGTTCGATGACGGCGATCAGCGCCTCATCCTCGCCCCCGAAGGTATCACCGTCGGCGAGGAGCTACAGGTCGGCGTCACCGCGGAGATCAAGCCCGGTAACACGCTCCCGCTCGCGGAGATCCCCGAAGGAGTGCCGGTCTGTAACGTCGAGTCGAACCCGGGCGACGGCGGTCGATTCGCACGCGCCTCGGGAACGAACGCGGACCTGATCACCCACGACCGCAACGCAGCGGTCATCCAGCTTCCCAGCGGCGAGGTCAAACGCCTCGATCCGCAGTGTCGTGCCACGATCGGCGTCGTCGCCGGCGGTGGCCGAACGGAGAAGCCGTTCGTCAAGGCAGGGAACAAGTATCACAAGATGAAGTCCCGGGGCACCAAGTGGCCTCGCGTCCGCGGTGTCGCCATGAACGCCGTCGACCACCCGTTCGGTGGCGGCGGCCGGCAACACCCCGGCAAACCCAAGTCCGTCTCGCGGGACGCCCCGCCGGGACGGAAGGTCGGTGACATCGCCTCCCGGAGTACCGGTCGAGGTGGCAACAAATGA
- a CDS encoding 30S ribosomal protein S3, whose translation MADEHQFIENGLQRSQIDEFFQEELGRAGYGGMDVAKTPMGTQIVLKAEKPGMVIGKGGENIRKVTTALEEKFNLEDPQIDVQEVEEPDLNARIVADRLANALERGWYFRKAGHTTIDRIMEAGALGAEIVLSGKVTGARSRVEKFNRGYIKHNGEPAEEVVDHGQGVAVMKLGTIGVDVKIIPPGAELPDDFEVNEDMDPEEVVPDAVEVNAEGGVEELLEGEPEEAEAAEADAEAAADEAAEPDAEADLDEDVVEEVIEEEVEADADEEFDEVEVPGGDEDVEEDLEELEEDVEAEAEELVEEMEDEADADEGGDA comes from the coding sequence ATGGCTGACGAACACCAATTCATCGAAAACGGCCTGCAGCGGTCCCAGATCGACGAGTTCTTCCAAGAAGAACTCGGCCGCGCGGGCTACGGTGGTATGGACGTCGCCAAGACGCCGATGGGTACCCAGATCGTCCTCAAGGCCGAAAAGCCCGGGATGGTCATCGGCAAAGGCGGCGAGAACATCCGGAAGGTCACGACGGCTCTCGAGGAGAAGTTCAACCTCGAGGACCCCCAGATCGACGTCCAAGAGGTCGAAGAACCCGACCTCAACGCACGGATCGTCGCGGACCGACTGGCCAACGCACTCGAGCGCGGCTGGTACTTCCGGAAGGCCGGTCACACGACGATCGACCGCATCATGGAAGCCGGTGCGCTCGGCGCGGAGATCGTCCTGTCCGGGAAGGTTACCGGCGCGCGATCGCGCGTCGAGAAGTTCAACCGCGGCTACATCAAGCACAACGGCGAGCCCGCAGAGGAGGTCGTCGACCACGGCCAGGGCGTCGCGGTCATGAAACTCGGCACCATCGGTGTCGACGTGAAGATCATCCCGCCGGGTGCCGAGTTGCCCGACGACTTCGAGGTCAACGAGGACATGGATCCGGAAGAAGTCGTTCCGGACGCCGTCGAAGTCAACGCGGAAGGTGGCGTCGAGGAACTCCTCGAGGGCGAACCCGAGGAGGCCGAGGCCGCCGAAGCGGATGCCGAGGCCGCGGCTGACGAGGCCGCAGAGCCCGACGCCGAGGCCGACCTCGACGAAGACGTCGTCGAGGAGGTCATCGAGGAAGAGGTCGAGGCCGACGCCGACGAGGAGTTCGACGAGGTCGAGGTCCCCGGCGGCGACGAAGACGTCGAAGAAGATCTCGAAGAGCTCGAGGAAGACGTCGAAGCGGAGGCCGAGGAACTCGTCGAAGAGATGGAAGACGAGGCAGACGCAGACGAGGGAGGTGACGCCTGA
- a CDS encoding 50S ribosomal protein L22 — protein MGINYSVDADPDATAKAMLRERHMSNKHSKEVARELKGRTVGEAQAYLQDVIDENQSVPFKSHNAGAGHRSDIDGWDAGKYPEKVSKEFLDLLENVEANADHQGFDGESMEIVHVAAHKIGESVGRKPRAMGRASSWNTPQVDVEIIVEETDTDEEDDS, from the coding sequence ATGGGAATCAACTACTCAGTCGACGCCGATCCCGACGCCACCGCGAAAGCGATGCTTCGGGAGCGTCACATGAGCAACAAGCACAGCAAAGAGGTCGCACGCGAACTCAAGGGCCGAACCGTCGGCGAGGCCCAGGCGTACCTACAAGACGTCATCGACGAGAACCAGTCGGTGCCGTTTAAGTCCCACAACGCCGGTGCCGGACACCGCTCCGACATCGACGGCTGGGACGCCGGCAAGTACCCGGAGAAGGTCTCCAAGGAATTCCTCGATCTGCTCGAGAACGTCGAAGCCAACGCGGATCATCAGGGCTTCGACGGCGAATCCATGGAGATCGTCCACGTCGCCGCTCACAAGATCGGCGAGTCCGTAGGCCGCAAGCCCCGCGCGATGGGGCGTGCGTCCTCGTGGAATACGCCACAGGTCGACGTCGAGATCATCGTCGAAGAGACCGACACCGACGAGGAGGACGATAGCTAA